In one Aeromicrobium wangtongii genomic region, the following are encoded:
- a CDS encoding gamma-glutamyltransferase, with the protein MPDVAIAAPNEAAADAGEQVARAGGNSVDAALAAALVTMVNEVGLVSLSSGGFITVQPADGGPPQTVDGWMDMPGRGRALGGGTWDITTDYGGGVDITVGPGSVATHGSVAAFEEAHRRWGSVPWREIVQPAIDIARRGFRLSTASRYYLGHAHLEVFGWDEQSHAAIHDADGTITTGSIVVPDLAASLDLIAADGSAALHTGELARRISDDVIRRGGILGAEDLADYRPVVRPSLLSTVGEWTFGTNPPPSVGGVCVAAMLRLLDGRPRGEWDAADVDHLVRVQRAVLGHRLDVFDSTDDLVRDAGAFLALIDRDHLAVLESGSTVHVSATDSDGGACAVTVSCGYGSGMIAEGTGIWLNNCLGEQELNPRGLHGLPPGTRLLSNMAPTVGHHVDGSALAIGSPGADRITTAIVQALAGFVNGGLGLQQAIDHRRVHLHRAGRSDEVIKTETDLSMYYGGVSATLRRPGPSTGPGSGELMVAAADPRRDGAVRLVHRPTPASADLV; encoded by the coding sequence ATGCCGGACGTCGCGATTGCCGCACCGAACGAGGCCGCCGCAGACGCCGGGGAGCAGGTCGCCCGCGCCGGTGGGAACTCGGTCGACGCCGCGCTGGCGGCTGCGCTCGTGACGATGGTCAACGAGGTCGGGCTCGTCTCGCTCAGCTCCGGCGGATTCATCACGGTGCAGCCCGCCGACGGCGGTCCGCCGCAGACCGTCGACGGCTGGATGGACATGCCCGGACGCGGACGAGCGCTGGGTGGCGGCACGTGGGACATCACCACCGACTACGGAGGCGGCGTCGACATCACCGTCGGGCCCGGGTCGGTCGCCACCCACGGCTCGGTGGCCGCCTTCGAGGAGGCGCACCGGCGCTGGGGCAGCGTCCCGTGGCGCGAGATCGTCCAGCCGGCGATCGACATCGCCCGGCGCGGCTTCCGCCTCAGCACGGCGTCCCGTTACTACCTCGGCCACGCCCACCTGGAGGTGTTCGGCTGGGACGAGCAGAGCCACGCGGCCATCCACGACGCTGACGGCACGATCACGACCGGGTCGATCGTGGTGCCCGATCTGGCCGCATCGCTGGATCTCATCGCCGCCGACGGCTCGGCGGCCCTGCACACCGGCGAGCTCGCCCGCCGGATCAGCGATGACGTGATCCGCCGTGGCGGCATCCTGGGCGCCGAGGACCTGGCCGACTACCGCCCCGTCGTCCGTCCCTCGCTGCTCAGCACCGTGGGTGAGTGGACCTTCGGCACGAACCCGCCGCCGTCGGTCGGCGGGGTGTGCGTCGCCGCGATGCTGCGCCTGCTGGACGGGCGCCCGCGCGGTGAGTGGGACGCGGCTGACGTCGACCACCTGGTCCGGGTGCAGCGTGCGGTGCTCGGTCACCGGCTCGACGTGTTCGACAGCACCGACGACCTGGTGCGCGACGCCGGGGCGTTCCTCGCCCTGATCGACCGAGATCACCTCGCCGTGCTGGAGTCGGGCTCGACGGTGCACGTCTCGGCGACCGACAGCGACGGTGGAGCCTGCGCGGTGACGGTGTCCTGTGGCTACGGCTCGGGCATGATCGCCGAGGGCACCGGCATCTGGCTCAACAACTGCCTCGGCGAGCAGGAGCTCAACCCGCGGGGCCTGCACGGACTGCCCCCGGGTACCCGGCTGCTGTCCAACATGGCTCCCACCGTGGGGCACCACGTGGACGGATCGGCGCTGGCCATCGGCTCACCCGGTGCCGACCGCATCACCACGGCGATCGTCCAGGCCCTGGCCGGATTCGTCAACGGCGGCCTGGGCCTGCAGCAGGCCATCGACCACCGGCGCGTCCACCTGCACCGGGCGGGTCGCTCCGACGAGGTCATCAAGACCGAGACCGACCTGTCGATGTACTACGGCGGCGTCTCGGCGACCTTGCGGCGGCCGGGTCCCTCGACCGGCCCGGGATCCGGCGAGCTGATGGTCGCGGCAGCCGATCCGCGGCGCGACGGTGCCGTCCGCCTGGTCCACCGGCCGACGCCGGCCTCGGCCGATCTGGTGTGA
- a CDS encoding glycerophosphodiester phosphodiesterase family protein — protein sequence MSQVSPPIVIGHRGVPGHRLEHTRPSYELAIEQGCDYIEPDVVASKDGVLVVRHENEIGGTTDVAEHKEFADRKVMKFVDGVPRTGWFTEDFTIAELKTLRVRERLPQLRPQNIALARTEQILTFDEVLDIAEEGSRGRPNPVGVYVETKHPTYFSRLRLDLNDLLIANLERRGVNHSGAKIVIQSMETGNLRALRDRTPLTLIQLIDRKGAPYDFIAARDPRTYRSMRKRAELTKIAAYADGIGPNKSRVIRRDVRSRLAGQTKLVGRAHDLGLLVHIWTMRNENNFLPTELRLSRDKAAYGDAVGEYLAFFDAGVDGVFSDFTQTAVQARELWLSRQ from the coding sequence GTGTCCCAGGTGTCACCGCCCATCGTCATCGGCCACCGGGGCGTCCCCGGTCATCGGCTGGAGCACACCCGCCCGTCGTACGAGCTCGCGATCGAGCAGGGCTGCGACTACATCGAGCCCGATGTCGTGGCGAGCAAGGACGGCGTGCTGGTCGTGCGGCACGAGAACGAGATCGGCGGCACGACCGATGTCGCCGAGCACAAGGAGTTCGCCGACCGCAAGGTCATGAAGTTCGTCGACGGTGTCCCGCGGACCGGCTGGTTCACCGAGGACTTCACGATCGCCGAGCTCAAGACGCTCCGGGTGCGTGAGCGTCTGCCCCAGCTGCGTCCCCAGAACATCGCGCTGGCCCGCACCGAGCAGATCCTGACCTTCGACGAGGTGCTCGACATCGCCGAGGAAGGCAGTCGAGGGCGCCCGAACCCGGTCGGGGTCTACGTCGAGACCAAGCACCCGACCTACTTCAGCCGGCTGCGGCTGGACCTCAACGACCTGCTGATCGCCAATCTGGAGCGACGAGGGGTCAACCACTCGGGAGCCAAGATCGTCATCCAGTCGATGGAGACGGGCAATCTGCGCGCCCTGCGTGACCGCACCCCGTTGACGCTGATCCAGCTCATCGACCGCAAGGGCGCGCCGTACGACTTCATCGCCGCCCGCGACCCGCGGACGTACCGGTCGATGCGCAAGCGTGCGGAGCTGACCAAGATCGCCGCGTACGCCGACGGCATCGGTCCCAACAAGAGCCGGGTCATCCGGCGCGACGTCCGGTCCCGGCTGGCCGGCCAGACCAAGCTCGTGGGCCGCGCCCACGACCTGGGCCTCCTGGTGCACATCTGGACCATGCGCAACGAGAACAACTTCCTGCCGACAGAGCTGCGCCTCAGCCGCGACAAGGCTGCCTACGGCGATGCGGTGGGCGAGTACCTGGCCTTCTTCGACGCCGGTGTGGACGGGGTCTTCTCGGACTTCACGCAGACGGCGGTCCAGGCCCGCGAGCTGTGGCTGTCGCGTCAGTAG